The Streptomyces sp. NBC_00306 sequence TGCCCGCCGATGCCGCGCCCCCGGAACGCCGGGACGAGTCCGAAGTAGACGATCTCCACCGAGCCGCCGTCCTGGGCCTCCAGCTCCGCGTAGCCGGCCGGCGTGCCCCGGTCGTACGCCACCCAGGTCTCGGTACCCGGCCTGCCGAGCACCTCCTCCCACTGCGCGTACGTCATCGTGAGCCGGTCGGTCCACCGGATGTCGCCGCCGACGGCCGTGTACAGAAAACGGCTGAACTCGGGCGACGGCACCTCGGCGCGCACGATGCGCACGTCGTCCCCGGGGGCGGCCGCGGGCCGCAGATCGGAAGGGGAGGTCTGCTCCAGGTGCCAGGTGGTGACGGTGATGCTCATGAGCGCCAGGGAACCATGAGGGGGGCGGTGGGGCGCAAGGGGGGGTCGGAAGGCGGGCGGCGGGCCCGGGAGCACGCACCGGCTGCCGTGGCCCTGCACATGCCTGCGCGAATACGAGGGTGCACGACCCCCGGGGCGGTGCCGATCCGGCGCGGCACCACCCCGGGTTCGTATCGGCGTGCCGGCTCAGACCTCGGCCCGCGCCCGTTCGACGACCGACGCCAGGTCCAGCGTGTGCGGCAAGGTGCCGAAGGCCGTACCCCAGTCACCGCCCAGCCGTGAGGCGCAGAACGCGTCCGACACCTCCGGCGGGGCCCACCGCACCAGCAGCGAACCCTGGAGCACCAGCGCGATCCGCTCCGCCAGCCGGCGGCCCCGCGCCTCGATGCCGTCCAGGTCCGCCAGCTCCGTCAGCAGGTCCTTGATCGCCGCGTCCAGCCGGTGGTCCGCCCCTCGCGCCCGGCCCACCTCCTGGAGGAAGGCGTTCAGAGCCTGCGGCTCCCTCTGGAGCGCGCGCAGAAGGTCCAGCGCCTGGACATTGCCCGAGCCCTCCCAGATCGAGTTGAGCGGCGACTCGCGCAGCAGCCGGGGCATCCCCGACTCCTCGACATAGCCGTTGCCGCCCAGGCACTCCAGCGACTCGGCGACCGTCGGCGTGCACCGCTTGGTCACCCAGTACTTGGCGGCGGGCACGGCGAGGCGCAGGAAGGCCCGCTCCTCCTCCGTGTCGGCGTCGTACGCGGCGGCCAGCCGCAGCCCGAGCGCCGTGGCCGCCTCCGACTCCAGCGCCAGGTCCGCCAGGACGTTGCGCATCAGCGGCTTGTCGATCAGCGGACCGCCGAAGGTGCTGCGGTACACGGAGTGGTGCACGGCCTGTGCCACCGACTGCCGCATCAGTGCGGCCGAGCCCAGCACACAGTCCAGCCGCGTCGCCGCGACCATCTCGATGATGGTGCGCACCCCGCGCCCCTCGTCACCGACCCGGCGGGCCCACGTCCCGTCGAACTCCACCTCGCTCGACGCGTTCGACCGGTTGCCCAGCTTGTCCTTGAGCCGCTGGATCCGGAACACGTTGCGGGTGCCGTCCTCGAGGATCCGCGGCACGAGGAAACACGTCAGACCCTCGGCGGCCTGGGCGAGGACCAGGAAGCCGTCGGACATCGGGGCGGAGCAGAACCACTTGTGACCGGTCAGCAGATACTCGCCGTCCCCGCCGACCGGCTCGGCCCGGGTCGTGTTCGCCCGGACGTCGCTGCCGCCCTGCTTCTCGGTCATCCCCATCCCGAACAGCACACCCGGCTTGTCGGCCGCGGGCCGCAGACCCTCCTGGTAGATCTGCGACGTCAGCTTCGGCTCCCACTCGGCGGCCAGCGCCGGGTCCGTCCGCAGCGCGGGCACGGCCGCGTGCGTCATGGACAGGGGACAACCG is a genomic window containing:
- a CDS encoding GNAT family N-acetyltransferase, which codes for MSITVTTWHLEQTSPSDLRPAAAPGDDVRIVRAEVPSPEFSRFLYTAVGGDIRWTDRLTMTYAQWEEVLGRPGTETWVAYDRGTPAGYAELEAQDGGSVEIVYFGLVPAFRGRGIGGHLLSYATARAWDLAERRPGIAPTKRVWLHTCSKDGPHAMDNYLRRGFSLFDTTVEEEQESVTPGPWPGAHG
- a CDS encoding acyl-CoA dehydrogenase family protein yields the protein MAATTHTVTNQAPPLVGYDVYTSDRALTEAVERHVAPGLLDEAREELSELGRSAGSAQAQEWGTQANENPPKLRTHERYGNRIDEVDFHPAWHRLLGHGVTSGLTNAWGRPAGHVRRAAGFLVWTQAEPGHGCPLSMTHAAVPALRTDPALAAEWEPKLTSQIYQEGLRPAADKPGVLFGMGMTEKQGGSDVRANTTRAEPVGGDGEYLLTGHKWFCSAPMSDGFLVLAQAAEGLTCFLVPRILEDGTRNVFRIQRLKDKLGNRSNASSEVEFDGTWARRVGDEGRGVRTIIEMVAATRLDCVLGSAALMRQSVAQAVHHSVYRSTFGGPLIDKPLMRNVLADLALESEAATALGLRLAAAYDADTEEERAFLRLAVPAAKYWVTKRCTPTVAESLECLGGNGYVEESGMPRLLRESPLNSIWEGSGNVQALDLLRALQREPQALNAFLQEVGRARGADHRLDAAIKDLLTELADLDGIEARGRRLAERIALVLQGSLLVRWAPPEVSDAFCASRLGGDWGTAFGTLPHTLDLASVVERARAEV